Proteins encoded within one genomic window of Amorphus orientalis:
- a CDS encoding branched-chain amino acid ABC transporter permease produces MISLLVDAVLAGAILCLASLGLSLAYAIFRFPNFAHAEFLTVGAYGAFVGFTMAAPAMNEPIQMLAGAIVAILAAALVAALAGRIVFQPLVARGGGPALIIAAFATGLLIRNLIVFLFGPTELYLQRELEIAENIGYGVRLTPTEIGILIATAVVIYALHLVMSRTTFGRCLRATAENPDLASVTAIPVDRIRLGAWLLAGFYCALSGLALTLLAPIRPETGYEYLLPALAAVILGGLGSIYGTLVGAMLIGLAEAAAVHYGFAEWRQVISFGLIILILMVRPNGLMGRAAS; encoded by the coding sequence ATGATCTCCCTTCTCGTCGACGCTGTCCTGGCCGGCGCGATACTCTGCCTGGCCTCCCTTGGTCTGTCCCTCGCCTATGCAATCTTCCGCTTCCCGAACTTCGCCCATGCGGAGTTCCTGACGGTCGGCGCCTATGGCGCGTTCGTCGGCTTCACAATGGCGGCACCCGCCATGAACGAGCCGATCCAGATGCTTGCCGGTGCGATCGTCGCGATCCTGGCCGCCGCTCTGGTGGCTGCCCTTGCCGGTCGGATCGTGTTCCAGCCGCTGGTGGCGCGAGGAGGCGGACCTGCGCTGATCATCGCGGCGTTCGCAACCGGCCTTCTGATCCGCAATCTGATCGTCTTCCTGTTCGGCCCCACCGAGCTTTACCTTCAGCGCGAGCTCGAGATCGCGGAGAATATCGGCTACGGCGTGCGGCTCACCCCCACGGAAATCGGGATCCTGATCGCAACCGCTGTGGTGATCTACGCCCTGCATCTTGTCATGAGCCGGACGACCTTCGGCCGCTGTCTGCGCGCAACGGCCGAGAACCCTGACCTGGCCTCCGTGACCGCGATTCCCGTCGATCGCATCCGGCTGGGCGCCTGGCTGCTGGCCGGATTCTACTGCGCCCTGTCGGGGCTTGCACTCACGCTGCTCGCGCCGATCCGGCCGGAGACCGGCTACGAGTATCTTCTGCCCGCACTCGCCGCCGTAATCCTCGGAGGGCTCGGCTCGATCTACGGCACCCTGGTCGGCGCCATGCTGATCGGCCTCGCCGAAGCGGCGGCCGTTCACTACGGCTTTGCCGAATGGCGCCAAGTGATCTCGTTCGGACTGATCATTCTCATACTGATGGTCCGCCCGAACGGACTGATGGGGAGGGCTGCGTCGTGA
- a CDS encoding branched-chain amino acid ABC transporter permease, with amino-acid sequence MIDLLAYAAFSLTFAVIFAVAALGLNLQFGYAGLFNVGIAGFFAIGAYTSAILTGPEWASSLGGFGLPVPVGIAAAALTSAVAAYLVGSAVLRLGGDHLAIATFGIGVSIQIAVTNLGAITNGPNGLFGIPRPFRDGSALLTGNLAWLATCVVVLAVIWWVLAHLSAMPWGRTLRALSEDETASAGLGKDVRRFKLEAFTIGSALCGVSGALYAHFAGFISPHDFLPILTFQIYAMVIIGGTGNNLGTVVGSVIVWVLWSASGAVLGSTLPADWQSKAGALRIILIAVVLLAVLHARPGGLFGERPPGLRRREEAADDPSSKPEVTP; translated from the coding sequence GTGATCGACCTTCTTGCCTATGCGGCTTTCTCGCTCACCTTCGCCGTGATCTTCGCCGTCGCTGCCCTCGGCCTGAACCTGCAGTTCGGCTATGCGGGATTGTTTAACGTCGGCATCGCCGGCTTCTTCGCCATCGGCGCCTATACCAGCGCGATCCTGACCGGACCGGAATGGGCCAGCTCGCTTGGGGGCTTCGGACTACCGGTCCCGGTCGGCATTGCCGCCGCTGCGCTCACCTCCGCCGTCGCCGCCTATCTGGTCGGCTCCGCGGTACTCCGCCTCGGAGGCGACCATCTCGCCATCGCAACGTTCGGCATCGGCGTTTCCATCCAGATCGCCGTCACCAATCTCGGCGCCATCACGAACGGCCCGAACGGCCTGTTCGGCATTCCCCGGCCCTTCCGCGACGGCTCCGCTCTTCTGACCGGCAATCTCGCCTGGCTCGCGACATGCGTCGTCGTTCTGGCCGTCATCTGGTGGGTGCTGGCGCATCTGAGCGCGATGCCATGGGGGCGAACCCTGCGCGCCCTCAGCGAGGACGAAACGGCGTCCGCCGGCCTCGGCAAGGACGTGCGCCGCTTCAAGCTCGAAGCCTTCACGATCGGTTCGGCGCTCTGCGGCGTCTCCGGCGCGCTCTACGCACACTTCGCCGGCTTCATCAGCCCGCACGACTTCCTGCCGATCCTCACCTTCCAGATCTACGCGATGGTGATCATCGGCGGCACCGGCAACAATCTCGGCACGGTGGTCGGGTCCGTAATCGTCTGGGTGCTGTGGAGCGCCAGCGGCGCCGTCCTGGGCTCCACGCTGCCGGCAGACTGGCAGAGCAAGGCCGGCGCCCTGCGCATCATCCTGATCGCGGTTGTTCTCCTGGCCGTGCTGCACGCCCGCCCCGGCGGCCTGTTCGGCGAGCGTCCGCCCGGACTGCGCCGCCGCGAGGAGGCCGCCGACGACCCCTCCTCCAAACCCGAGGTGACGCCATGA
- a CDS encoding hydantoinase/oxoprolinase family protein — translation MQKQVRIGVDIGGTFTDFVLEDGARQVSLKLLTTTDAPERAVIEGVEQILATADVPAAAVTAIIHGTTLATNAVIERKGARVGFVTTEGFRDTLEMAYEHRYDQYDLLVDKPLPLVPRRLRLPVTERIAADGRVLKPLDEDAVRAVGEALREEGVEAVAIGFLQSFANDAHEERAAEILREILPDVPVSLSSDVSPEIREYERFTTVTANAYVQPLMSRYLGRLETGLRGLGVAAPIYLIQSNGGLCDIATASRFPVRLLESGPAGGAIFAASLASELSIDRALLLDIGGTTAKLCFIDDGRPQTARGMEVARIDRFKPGSGLPLRFPVVELCEMGAGGGSIARIDRLGRLAVGPQSAGSNPGPACYGRGGSEATVTDSHLALGRLDPDRFAAGTVKLARDKAEAALSASVGDEMGLAINQAAVGVIEIANENMANAAREHAIEVGRGTAGRTLIAIGGAAALHAADLAAKLDMAAVVVPQSAGVGSAVGFLRAPVAFEKARSQHQTLALFDADTALAAIDALAADTAAEVAGASEAETPRVGVTAQMRYRGQGHEITVPVDRARLASDGATYLRTAFAAAYDELYGRTIAGKDIEILAWTVRSELPVTAASPVTSGEVDTALADQSWELTEQSGRQVTARVVDRTALGTAESTAGPLLVVDTGTTILVPTGFTARVIGSGHLILERSAPKGASA, via the coding sequence ATGCAGAAACAGGTTCGTATCGGCGTCGACATCGGTGGCACCTTCACCGACTTCGTCCTTGAGGACGGCGCCCGCCAGGTCTCCCTGAAGCTCCTGACCACCACCGACGCGCCCGAACGCGCGGTGATCGAGGGTGTCGAGCAGATCCTTGCGACCGCAGACGTCCCTGCGGCTGCCGTGACGGCGATCATCCACGGTACCACTCTTGCGACCAATGCGGTAATCGAGCGCAAGGGCGCCAGGGTCGGTTTCGTCACCACCGAGGGATTCCGCGACACGCTGGAGATGGCCTACGAGCACCGCTACGACCAGTATGATCTCCTGGTCGACAAGCCGCTCCCGCTGGTGCCGCGCCGCCTGCGCCTTCCTGTGACGGAGCGCATCGCCGCGGACGGGCGTGTCCTGAAGCCCCTCGACGAGGACGCTGTGCGGGCCGTCGGCGAAGCGCTGCGGGAGGAAGGCGTGGAGGCCGTTGCGATCGGTTTCCTGCAGTCCTTCGCCAACGATGCCCACGAGGAGCGCGCCGCGGAGATCCTGCGGGAGATCTTGCCGGACGTGCCGGTCAGCCTATCCAGCGACGTCTCGCCGGAGATCCGGGAATATGAGCGCTTCACCACGGTGACGGCAAACGCCTACGTGCAGCCGCTGATGAGCCGCTATCTCGGACGGCTGGAAACCGGGCTCCGGGGCCTCGGCGTCGCCGCGCCGATCTACCTGATCCAGTCAAACGGCGGCTTGTGCGACATCGCCACCGCTTCCCGGTTCCCCGTGCGCCTGCTCGAGAGCGGACCGGCGGGCGGGGCCATCTTCGCCGCGTCGCTCGCAAGCGAGCTCTCGATCGACAGAGCCCTGTTGCTCGACATCGGCGGCACCACCGCCAAGCTCTGCTTCATCGACGACGGCCGACCGCAGACCGCCCGCGGCATGGAGGTCGCCAGGATTGATCGCTTCAAGCCGGGCAGCGGCCTGCCGCTGCGCTTCCCCGTCGTGGAGCTGTGCGAAATGGGTGCCGGCGGCGGGTCCATCGCACGGATAGACAGGCTGGGCCGGCTCGCCGTCGGCCCCCAAAGCGCCGGCTCCAACCCGGGCCCGGCCTGCTACGGACGCGGCGGCAGCGAAGCCACCGTGACGGATTCCCATCTGGCCCTCGGGCGGCTCGATCCCGACCGGTTCGCTGCCGGCACCGTAAAGCTCGCCAGAGACAAGGCGGAAGCGGCGCTCTCGGCCAGCGTCGGAGACGAGATGGGTCTTGCCATTAACCAGGCCGCCGTCGGCGTGATCGAAATCGCCAACGAGAACATGGCCAACGCCGCCCGTGAGCACGCCATCGAGGTGGGGCGCGGCACCGCCGGGCGCACCCTGATTGCGATCGGCGGTGCGGCCGCCCTGCATGCCGCCGACCTGGCAGCGAAGCTCGACATGGCGGCCGTGGTCGTGCCGCAGTCGGCCGGCGTCGGCTCGGCGGTGGGCTTCCTGCGCGCGCCCGTGGCCTTCGAGAAGGCGCGCTCGCAGCATCAGACGCTTGCCCTCTTCGACGCCGACACCGCCCTAGCCGCCATCGACGCGCTCGCAGCCGACACAGCTGCCGAGGTGGCGGGGGCTTCGGAGGCCGAAACACCGCGCGTCGGCGTGACCGCCCAGATGCGCTATCGCGGCCAGGGTCACGAAATCACCGTGCCGGTGGATCGCGCACGGCTGGCAAGTGATGGCGCTACCTATCTGCGTACCGCCTTCGCTGCCGCCTACGACGAGCTGTACGGGCGCACCATCGCCGGAAAGGACATTGAAATCCTGGCGTGGACGGTCCGCTCGGAGCTTCCGGTTACCGCAGCGTCCCCGGTGACGTCGGGCGAGGTCGACACCGCCCTCGCCGATCAGAGCTGGGAACTTACGGAACAGAGCGGGCGGCAGGTGACTGCGCGCGTCGTTGACCGGACCGCCCTCGGCACTGCCGAAAGCACCGCAGGACCTCTCCTGGTGGTCGACACCGGCACCACCATCCTGGTGCCGACCGGCTTTACAGCGCGGGTTATCGGCTCCGGTCACCTCATTCTTGAGCGCTCCGCCCCGAAAGGAGCATCCGCATGA
- a CDS encoding UbiD family decarboxylase has protein sequence MKELIADLKETGELAVVKREVDPTFELAAVTKAVQRAGEQAVLFESVRGTEFPVISNVFGSNARLKRFIGAGERTFCERWIELTDSCLASRAEDVLVDVETDDEFVSGTLSDLPAITWHGRDGGAYFTSAIFLANDPDTGVPNLSFHRAMQVSDEELRIRLGGTHDLAKYQLAAEAKGEALEAALILSAPPEIFMAACASLPTEASELAMASRIIGKPLEMRRCRTIDLSVPASADIVVEGRILPNERRPEGPFGEFMGNYVEVGDNHVFEVTHVSWRPGAVFHGLLCGSPEDLRPLEAVTAARIYRHVAGQVPGVLDVSCKPNVMITIIKLKTQYEGHAKHALLAAMGSYLDYNKVVIAVDEDVDIYDLDDVIWAYLTRGRADTRAMILNDIPGFYRDPHKDHWGRLAIDATMPWGRETEFARKRVPCEDEIDLSKYLASK, from the coding sequence ATGAAAGAGCTGATTGCCGATCTGAAGGAGACCGGCGAGCTCGCCGTGGTCAAGCGCGAAGTCGATCCGACCTTCGAACTCGCCGCCGTCACCAAGGCAGTCCAGCGCGCCGGCGAGCAGGCGGTCCTGTTCGAATCCGTTCGGGGCACCGAATTCCCGGTGATCTCCAACGTCTTCGGCTCCAACGCCCGTCTGAAGCGATTCATCGGTGCCGGCGAGCGCACCTTCTGCGAACGCTGGATCGAGCTCACCGACTCCTGCCTGGCTAGCCGCGCGGAAGACGTGCTCGTCGACGTTGAGACAGATGACGAATTCGTCTCGGGGACGCTGTCGGACCTGCCGGCAATCACTTGGCACGGCCGCGACGGCGGGGCCTACTTCACGTCGGCGATCTTTCTCGCCAACGATCCAGACACCGGTGTGCCGAACCTCTCCTTTCACCGCGCCATGCAGGTGAGTGACGAGGAATTGCGCATTCGTCTTGGGGGGACCCATGACCTCGCCAAGTATCAGCTTGCCGCCGAAGCCAAGGGTGAAGCCCTGGAGGCGGCCCTGATCCTGTCCGCACCGCCGGAGATCTTCATGGCCGCCTGCGCCTCGCTGCCGACAGAGGCGAGCGAGCTCGCCATGGCGTCCCGAATCATTGGCAAGCCGTTGGAAATGCGCCGCTGCCGGACCATCGACCTGTCGGTCCCTGCTTCGGCCGATATCGTGGTGGAAGGCCGGATCCTGCCCAACGAGCGTCGTCCGGAAGGCCCGTTCGGCGAGTTCATGGGTAACTATGTCGAGGTCGGCGACAACCACGTTTTCGAAGTGACCCATGTGAGCTGGCGCCCCGGCGCGGTGTTCCACGGCCTGCTGTGCGGATCGCCGGAGGACCTGCGTCCGCTTGAGGCGGTGACGGCGGCGCGCATCTACCGCCACGTGGCCGGCCAGGTGCCGGGCGTGCTGGACGTCTCCTGCAAGCCGAACGTGATGATCACCATCATCAAGCTGAAGACCCAGTATGAGGGCCATGCCAAGCACGCGCTGCTCGCCGCGATGGGCTCCTATCTCGACTACAACAAGGTGGTGATCGCGGTCGACGAGGACGTCGACATCTACGATCTCGACGACGTCATTTGGGCCTACCTTACCCGCGGACGTGCCGACACCCGCGCGATGATCCTGAACGACATTCCCGGCTTTTACCGTGACCCCCATAAGGACCACTGGGGACGGCTCGCCATCGACGCGACCATGCCCTGGGGCCGGGAAACCGAGTTTGCGCGCAAGCGCGTCCCCTGCGAGGACGAGATCGACCTCTCCAAATATCTCGCCAGCAAGTAA
- a CDS encoding ABC transporter ATP-binding protein: MRDASLAVDRLVAGYVKGQPIVREVSFSLAPAEILAVFGPNGAGKSTLVKAIAGVAPVFAGAVHCGGSDLAGRPAHRIARAGIGYVPQVRNVFTEMSVRENLDLAIAMRQSRGPTLAEIYELFPDLEEMGRRRAGALSGGQRQMVAISRALLLGPSVLILDEPSAGLSPRNVDLVFQSLRQLRLHVPILLVEQNVKAALRIADRAMLLSEGTVRLSASAEELLDDPAVMETFLGGGSQ, from the coding sequence ATGCGTGACGCTTCGCTCGCCGTCGACCGTCTGGTCGCCGGCTACGTCAAGGGTCAGCCGATCGTGCGCGAGGTCTCGTTCTCGCTGGCGCCGGCGGAGATCCTTGCCGTGTTCGGACCCAACGGCGCGGGCAAGTCGACGTTGGTCAAGGCGATCGCGGGTGTGGCACCGGTATTCGCAGGCGCGGTCCATTGCGGCGGCAGCGATCTGGCGGGAAGGCCCGCTCACCGCATCGCGCGCGCCGGAATCGGCTACGTGCCGCAAGTGCGGAACGTCTTCACCGAAATGAGCGTGCGGGAGAATCTGGATCTCGCCATCGCCATGCGGCAGAGCCGAGGGCCGACCCTGGCGGAAATCTACGAACTGTTCCCGGACCTGGAAGAGATGGGACGCCGCCGGGCGGGTGCGCTGTCGGGCGGCCAGCGTCAGATGGTTGCGATCTCGCGCGCCCTCCTGCTCGGCCCAAGCGTGCTGATCCTCGACGAGCCGTCCGCCGGCTTATCGCCGCGCAATGTGGACCTGGTCTTCCAGAGCCTGCGCCAGCTCCGTCTGCATGTCCCTATCCTGCTGGTGGAGCAGAACGTCAAAGCCGCCCTCAGGATCGCAGACCGTGCAATGCTGCTATCGGAAGGCACCGTCCGGCTATCCGCTTCCGCGGAAGAACTTCTCGACGATCCGGCGGTGATGGAGACCTTTCTCGGCGGAGGGTCGCAATGA
- a CDS encoding xanthine dehydrogenase family protein molybdopterin-binding subunit translates to MDVDRLLVGRGTYVADVSPDDTLYAVFVRSPLAHARLAGVDCKAAREAEGVVAVLTAADLGDVAPIVSPIDLTGEGSFLASIERPILCGETVRHVGDPIAMVIAGSEAAAVDAAELVDVDYDPLPAVASLTSTAELAEPGQIDPLAPDNVGLRWALHGGEGVAAAFERAAAVASLDIDLSRLAPTPIEPRGTIARNDDATGRLVLEIPAQGAGLLAGLLASCLKRDRDSVQVITRDVGGSFGMKAYPYPEYIALAVAAERLRRPVTWIATRAESLQTDTQGRELRAHGELALDADGRFLALRVRHEVDLGGYISFFEPHVATYGLSSVATGLYRIDAAEVQVVGRLTNTPWTDAYRGAGKPEAILVLEALVDEAARLTGIDPIELRRRNLIEASALPFRTVAGEVYDSGDFPARLNAALEAADAAATKETRRRAAQAKGRLFGRGVALWLDTTSAGPVDLARLVLGPDGHLTATVGSQDTGQRHQAAFSAILSEKTTLALDTLLQGNSIDSPQGGGTYGAKTMAVAGSAVANAADALLQAARERAAGHFGVDPDSVVFDAGDLFVPGTNNRISLVALVREQGELVVEARGGGSTTYPNGCHLCDVEIDPETGVVDILGYVAADDYGRIIDRTGIVDQLVGGIEQGLGQALHERVDFDPADAQLLTGSLMDYRLPRAADMGAPTVLLTEAHPCQTTPLGTKGVGQAGAIAASAAILNAVNDALTSAGARPVGPPATPLAVWRSISDSLDR, encoded by the coding sequence ATGGATGTGGATCGCCTGCTGGTTGGGCGCGGAACCTACGTCGCTGACGTGAGCCCGGACGACACGCTCTATGCGGTCTTCGTTCGGTCCCCCCTCGCTCATGCCCGTCTTGCCGGCGTCGACTGTAAAGCGGCGCGCGAGGCAGAAGGCGTCGTGGCGGTTCTGACCGCCGCCGACCTGGGCGATGTGGCGCCGATCGTCTCTCCGATCGACCTGACGGGGGAAGGCAGCTTCCTTGCATCGATCGAGCGGCCGATCCTGTGCGGTGAGACCGTGCGCCACGTCGGCGATCCGATCGCGATGGTCATTGCCGGTTCGGAAGCCGCAGCAGTCGACGCGGCGGAGCTTGTGGATGTCGATTACGATCCGCTTCCGGCTGTGGCCAGCCTGACCAGTACGGCCGAACTTGCCGAACCGGGACAGATCGACCCGCTTGCGCCGGACAATGTCGGCTTGCGTTGGGCCCTGCATGGAGGTGAAGGGGTGGCCGCCGCCTTCGAGCGGGCTGCAGCCGTGGCTTCGCTCGATATTGATCTCTCCCGGCTGGCCCCGACGCCGATCGAGCCGCGCGGGACCATCGCGCGAAACGATGACGCCACCGGTCGGCTTGTGCTGGAGATACCGGCCCAGGGCGCAGGTCTGCTCGCCGGGCTGCTTGCAAGCTGTCTGAAGCGTGACAGGGACTCCGTTCAGGTCATAACCCGCGATGTCGGCGGCTCGTTCGGCATGAAGGCCTACCCGTATCCGGAATATATCGCCCTGGCGGTTGCTGCCGAGCGGCTCCGTCGACCGGTCACCTGGATCGCAACCCGGGCGGAATCGCTGCAGACCGACACCCAGGGACGGGAGCTACGGGCTCATGGCGAGCTTGCGCTCGATGCCGATGGCCGGTTTCTTGCGCTTCGGGTCCGCCATGAGGTGGATCTCGGCGGCTATATTTCCTTCTTCGAGCCCCACGTTGCGACGTACGGGCTGTCCAGCGTCGCGACCGGCCTCTACCGGATCGATGCGGCCGAAGTTCAGGTTGTCGGCCGCCTCACGAACACACCCTGGACCGACGCCTACCGAGGTGCCGGAAAGCCTGAGGCGATCCTTGTGCTGGAGGCGCTCGTCGACGAGGCCGCACGGCTGACCGGGATCGATCCGATCGAGCTGCGCCGTCGGAACCTGATCGAGGCTTCAGCACTGCCGTTCCGTACGGTGGCCGGCGAAGTCTATGACAGCGGTGACTTTCCGGCCCGGCTGAATGCTGCACTTGAGGCTGCCGATGCGGCGGCAACCAAGGAGACCCGCCGCCGCGCCGCGCAGGCGAAGGGGCGTCTGTTCGGCCGTGGCGTTGCACTCTGGCTCGACACCACCAGCGCCGGACCGGTCGATCTCGCCCGGCTGGTCCTCGGACCGGATGGCCATCTGACGGCAACCGTCGGAAGCCAGGACACCGGACAGCGCCATCAGGCGGCCTTTTCCGCGATCCTCTCCGAGAAAACCACGCTCGCCCTCGACACGCTCCTGCAGGGAAATTCGATCGACAGTCCTCAAGGTGGCGGAACCTATGGCGCCAAGACCATGGCGGTGGCCGGGAGTGCGGTCGCCAACGCCGCCGACGCGCTTCTGCAGGCGGCGCGGGAACGGGCCGCCGGGCACTTCGGCGTCGATCCCGACAGCGTGGTCTTCGACGCGGGCGATCTTTTCGTGCCGGGCACCAACAACCGGATTTCGCTTGTCGCCCTCGTGCGCGAGCAGGGCGAACTCGTGGTGGAGGCGAGAGGCGGCGGGTCGACCACATATCCGAACGGCTGCCATCTCTGTGATGTTGAAATCGACCCGGAAACCGGGGTGGTCGACATCCTTGGCTATGTCGCCGCGGACGACTATGGCCGGATCATCGATCGCACCGGCATCGTCGACCAGCTTGTCGGCGGGATCGAGCAGGGGCTCGGCCAGGCGCTCCACGAGAGGGTCGATTTCGATCCGGCCGATGCGCAGCTTTTGACCGGAAGTCTAATGGACTACCGCTTGCCGCGGGCGGCGGATATGGGTGCGCCCACAGTGCTTCTCACAGAGGCACATCCCTGTCAGACAACGCCGCTGGGCACCAAGGGCGTCGGCCAGGCCGGAGCGATCGCCGCGTCCGCAGCCATCCTCAACGCTGTCAACGATGCTCTGACCTCAGCCGGCGCGCGACCAGTCGGTCCTCCGGCCACCCCGCTCGCCGTCTGGCGATCCATCTCTGACAGTTTAGATCGATGA
- a CDS encoding ABC transporter ATP-binding protein, whose product MSFEIAPGEVAGLIGPNGAGKSTMFSMVAGELKPTQGEILFAGERIDPLPANEIFARGLVRSFQIPRPFRRLTVLENMLVARPQQRGDRLSNALFRPGSVRREETAATSAAREILQELGLLDHQNRMAGGLSGGQHKLLELARALMSDPKAILLDEPCAGVAPAMIEHLSEAVERLRARGITVVLVEHNVDFVMRHCDHIVVMAQGRVMIDGAPEVVRNDERVLDAFLGAGHA is encoded by the coding sequence GTGTCGTTCGAGATCGCCCCAGGCGAAGTGGCGGGCTTGATCGGCCCGAATGGCGCGGGCAAGAGCACCATGTTCTCCATGGTGGCCGGCGAGCTGAAGCCCACACAGGGTGAGATTCTGTTTGCCGGGGAGCGGATCGACCCCCTTCCCGCCAACGAGATCTTTGCGCGCGGCCTGGTACGCTCCTTCCAGATCCCCAGACCGTTCCGAAGACTGACGGTGCTGGAGAACATGCTCGTCGCTCGCCCGCAGCAGCGCGGCGACCGTCTGTCCAATGCGCTGTTCCGTCCGGGTTCGGTGCGCAGGGAGGAGACCGCGGCGACCTCCGCCGCCCGAGAAATCCTTCAGGAACTGGGGCTGCTCGATCACCAGAACCGCATGGCCGGCGGCCTTTCCGGCGGTCAGCACAAGCTTCTCGAGCTCGCACGCGCGCTTATGTCGGATCCGAAGGCGATCCTGCTCGACGAGCCGTGCGCGGGTGTCGCGCCGGCGATGATCGAGCACCTGTCCGAGGCTGTCGAGCGCCTGCGCGCCCGCGGCATCACGGTGGTCCTGGTCGAACACAACGTGGATTTCGTCATGCGCCATTGCGACCACATCGTTGTTATGGCCCAGGGGCGCGTCATGATCGACGGGGCCCCAGAAGTGGTCCGCAACGACGAGCGGGTTCTGGACGCCTTCCTGGGGGCTGGTCATGCGTGA
- a CDS encoding ABC transporter substrate-binding protein produces the protein MGLKSAFHLLAVAGALAVTSSAQAAECPSKVGLVLPMTGPIAPIAQGMLKSANLAVEQVNEAGGAAGCPIELVVRDSQGQPSLAVDAARQIVDLEGARIIVGEALSGTTLAVLNSVTAPAGIPLISPTASSPSFSAIGEETGLFFRANISDALQGLAAAQYAIEQNAGKVDILAVNNDWGQNLSKVFKQSYEALGGEVGETVLYTPDQSSYRSEVTSLIEDDPDTLYLIGYVTEGSRIVRDWLSQGGSPKLLFAHNLNDAEFVKAVGAKFLGEAAWLTPGATETPSLESFRAAYTAANDEDAEGPGRANTYDAVAIAALAIDAAGTATDGKAIAEGIRKVTDPEGETIYAGVDGFKAAVEALADGKSVDYVGAVGPLRFDASGDIAGSFVTWQLDDEGKLAVVDEMSVEEVEALRSKLDAN, from the coding sequence ATGGGTCTTAAATCCGCTTTCCATCTACTCGCCGTAGCGGGCGCGCTGGCCGTGACCAGCTCCGCGCAGGCAGCCGAGTGCCCCTCGAAGGTCGGTCTTGTTCTGCCGATGACCGGCCCGATCGCGCCCATCGCGCAGGGCATGCTGAAATCCGCCAATCTCGCCGTCGAGCAGGTGAACGAGGCCGGGGGCGCTGCCGGGTGTCCCATCGAGCTCGTCGTGCGCGACAGTCAGGGCCAGCCCTCGCTGGCCGTCGATGCCGCGCGTCAGATCGTCGATCTCGAAGGTGCACGTATCATCGTGGGGGAGGCGCTCTCCGGCACGACGCTTGCCGTGCTGAATTCTGTGACGGCCCCGGCCGGGATTCCGCTGATCTCCCCCACAGCCTCGTCGCCGAGCTTCTCGGCGATCGGCGAGGAGACCGGCCTTTTCTTCCGCGCCAACATCTCCGACGCGCTGCAGGGGCTCGCGGCTGCGCAGTACGCGATCGAGCAGAATGCAGGGAAGGTCGATATTCTGGCGGTCAACAATGACTGGGGACAGAATCTGTCGAAGGTGTTCAAGCAGAGCTACGAGGCGCTTGGAGGCGAAGTCGGCGAAACCGTGCTCTACACGCCCGACCAGTCCTCTTACCGGTCCGAGGTGACCAGCCTGATCGAGGACGACCCGGACACGCTGTACCTTATCGGCTATGTGACCGAGGGCTCGCGCATCGTGCGCGACTGGTTGAGCCAGGGTGGTTCGCCGAAGCTTCTGTTCGCCCACAACCTCAACGACGCAGAATTCGTCAAGGCCGTTGGTGCCAAGTTCCTGGGCGAAGCGGCCTGGCTGACGCCGGGCGCCACGGAGACGCCGTCGCTTGAGAGCTTCCGCGCGGCCTACACCGCAGCAAACGACGAGGATGCGGAAGGTCCGGGTCGGGCCAATACCTATGACGCTGTCGCGATCGCCGCACTCGCGATCGATGCCGCCGGCACCGCGACTGACGGCAAGGCGATTGCCGAGGGGATTCGGAAGGTGACCGATCCCGAGGGTGAGACGATCTATGCGGGGGTCGACGGCTTCAAGGCGGCGGTCGAAGCGCTGGCGGACGGCAAGAGCGTGGACTATGTCGGCGCCGTCGGGCCGCTGCGGTTCGATGCAAGCGGCGACATCGCCGGGTCGTTCGTAACATGGCAGCTCGACGATGAGGGGAAACTCGCCGTCGTCGACGAGATGTCGGTCGAGGAAGTCGAAGCGCTCCGCTCCAAGCTGGACGCGAACTAG